One genomic segment of Pongo pygmaeus isolate AG05252 chromosome 19, NHGRI_mPonPyg2-v2.0_pri, whole genome shotgun sequence includes these proteins:
- the TBC1D26 gene encoding LOW QUALITY PROTEIN: TBC1 domain family member 26 (The sequence of the model RefSeq protein was modified relative to this genomic sequence to represent the inferred CDS: deleted 1 base in 1 codon) yields MEMDEDPDNLPAQGQGNIIITKYEQGHRAGAAVDLGHEQVDVGKYINNPGIVHETELPRFSALEVKQRRKESKRTNKWQKMLADWTKYRSTKKLSQRVYKGIPLAVRGRAWSLLLDIDKIKSQNPGKYKVMKEKGKRSSRIIHRIQLDVSHTLQKHMMFIQRFGVKQQELCDILVAYSAYNPEVGYHRDLSRITAILLLYLPEEDAFWALTQLLAGERHSLQVFYSPNTAQLERLLSHQEQVLHKSFPKIMRHLGKEGLCIEGSMLTRLLRCFLDVKSFGLTLRLWDVLILEGERVLTAMAHASFKIHRKHLMKLSWSTVWEFEERLSQSWALEDNLVLRNLQTSMKKLTKKHWDLPPPGSLLQNAHCYTISWGLQSKAGKDSCTSRASGDFHAHPSQKALLNPGCNLPAQKRRNEGQPAADQSQKEMKCECMAFLTPRQNFGHKARLQLWPLTWTRDAPMQADVPWLLFSLLTPSLRLTALGRENLPAFGRKCSFIIT; encoded by the exons ATGGAGATGGATGAGGACCCGGATAACCTGCCTGCCCAGGGGCAAGGCAACATCATCATTACTAAGTATGAGCAG GGACACCGAGCTGGGGCAGCAGTGGACTTGGGGCATGAGCAGGTTGATGTCGGAAAATACATCAATAACCCTGGGATTGTGCA TGAGACGGAACTGCCCCGCTTCAGTGCCCTGGAGGTGAAG CAAAGACGCAAGGAAAGTAAACGTACCAACAAATGGCAAAAGATGCTTGCAGACTGGACAAAATATAGGAGCACCAAGAAG CTGTCTCAAAGAGTATACAAAGGCATTCCCCTGGCGGTGCGGGGCCGGGCGTGGTCACTTTTGCTAGATATTGACAAAATCAAGTCCCAGAACCCAGGCAAATATAAG GTCATGAAGGAGAAGGGCAAGAGGTCCTCCAGAATCATCCACCGCATCCAGCTAGATGTCAGCCACACCCTGCAGAAACACATGATGTTCATACAAAGATTCGGAGTCAA GCAGCAGGAATTATGTGACATCCTCGTGGCCTATTCTGCATATAACCCT GAGGTGGGCTACCACAGGGACCTGAGCCGCATCACCGCCATCCTCCTCCTGTATCTGCCAGAGGAAGATGCTTTCTGGGCGCTTACCCAGTTGCTCGCTGGTGAGAGGCACTCCCTGCAGG TATTCTACAGCCCAAATACTGCCCAGCTCGAGAGGCTCCTATCGCACCAGGAGCAGGTGCTGCACAAGTCCTTCCCAAAGATCATGAGACACCTG GGCAAGGAAGGGCTGTGCATTGAGGGTTCCATGCTGACGAGGCTCCTCCGGTGTTTCCTTGATGTG AAATCTTTCGGACTCACCCTGAGACTGTGGGATGTGCTCATCTTGGAGGGCGAGCGTGTACTGACAGCCATGGCACATGCATCATTCAAAATACACAGGA AGCACCTCATGAAGCTTTCCTGGAGCACCGTCTGGGAGTTTGAGGAGCGACTCTCTCAGAGCTGGGCCCTGGAGGACAACCTGGTCCTCAGGAACCTTCAAACCTCTATGAAGAAACTCACAAAAAAACACTGGGACCTGCCACCCCCAG GGAGCTTGCTACAAAATGCACATTGCTATACCATATCCTGGGGCTTGCAATCCAAGGCTGGCAAGGATTCCTGCACGTCAAGGGCCTCAGGTGACTTTCATGCACACCCAAGTCAGAAGGCTCTCCTGAATCCTGGATGT AACCTTCCTGCCCAAAAAAGGAGGAACGAGGGTCAACCAGCAGCAGACCAGTCACAAAAAGAGATGAAATGTGAGTGCATGGCCTTTCTGACACCCAGACAAAACTTTGGGCACAAAGCCAGGCTGCAGCTCTGGCCACTGACTTGGACCAGGGATGCCCCCATGCAGGCCGATGTGCCCTGGCTGCTCTTCTCGCTCCTGACACCCTCTCTTCGGCTGACTGCGTTAGGAAGGGAGAACCTGCCAGCTTTCGGAAGAAAATGTAGCTTTATCATAACATAG